A window from Salinigranum halophilum encodes these proteins:
- a CDS encoding phosphate signaling complex PhoU family protein, giving the protein MVETRKVQVTGGSTYTVSIPKDWATENGVSAGSEVEFYPEGDSLFLTPRSEEERTEGTLDVTTLEGDELTRAVMTMYVSGFDIIALESARITTDQRRTIRKATQSLVGLEVLEETRDRVVIRDLLDSSELSIHNAVTRMRLIALSMLDDALLALGDLDEDMARDVIQRDEDVDRLWMVVSRIFRATLRTPKAAEELGLPREMCFDYQSAARQLERIADHATKIAHLTLNLEKAVPDEIVDALEELREDAANVVDDGMDALFEEDSSEATRLANEAREAVQAIDERARAIDEYLRELDPARAQVLGLIVDSVSRSADYGGNIAETALQKAAPTP; this is encoded by the coding sequence ATGGTGGAAACGCGCAAGGTGCAGGTCACCGGTGGCTCGACGTACACCGTCTCGATTCCGAAGGACTGGGCGACAGAGAACGGCGTGTCGGCGGGGAGCGAGGTCGAGTTCTATCCGGAGGGAGACTCGTTGTTCCTCACCCCACGGTCGGAAGAAGAGCGGACCGAGGGGACGCTGGACGTCACGACCCTGGAGGGCGACGAACTCACGCGCGCCGTGATGACCATGTACGTCTCGGGGTTCGACATCATCGCCCTCGAGAGCGCCCGCATCACGACCGACCAGCGCCGCACCATCCGAAAGGCCACCCAGAGTCTCGTCGGTCTCGAGGTGTTAGAAGAGACCCGAGACCGGGTGGTCATCCGCGACCTCCTGGACTCCTCGGAGCTGTCGATTCACAACGCCGTCACCCGGATGCGACTCATCGCACTGTCGATGCTCGACGACGCGCTCCTCGCGCTCGGTGACCTCGACGAGGACATGGCGCGCGACGTCATCCAGCGCGACGAGGACGTCGACCGCCTCTGGATGGTCGTCTCGCGTATCTTCCGAGCCACGCTCCGGACCCCGAAGGCCGCCGAGGAACTCGGCCTCCCCCGCGAGATGTGCTTCGACTACCAGTCGGCTGCCCGCCAACTCGAACGCATCGCCGACCACGCGACGAAGATCGCCCACCTCACCTTGAACCTCGAGAAGGCCGTCCCCGACGAGATCGTCGACGCGCTCGAAGAACTCCGCGAGGACGCCGCCAACGTCGTCGACGACGGGATGGACGCCCTGTTCGAAGAGGACAGTTCGGAGGCGACCCGCCTCGCCAACGAGGCACGCGAGGCCGTCCAGGCCATCGACGAACGCGCCCGCGCCATCGACGAGTACCTCCGTGAACTCGACCCCGCCCGCGCGCAGGTGCTCGGCCTCATCGTCGACTCGGTCTCCCGCTCGGCGGACTACGGCGGCAACATCGCCGAGACGGCGCTGCAGAAGGCGGCACCGACGCCCTGA